One window of Mytilus edulis unplaced genomic scaffold, xbMytEdul2.2 SCAFFOLD_980, whole genome shotgun sequence genomic DNA carries:
- the LOC139505155 gene encoding uncharacterized protein, whose protein sequence is MFTYGHLQMKNLISINIVVVLALVYGTDDTVAVTAPVCSDCANVDHPWNCHKSVRCQANDVCYVNVFLHQGAVLYTLGCQRKQICLEFINHAGPNIGKRIADADFCFACCIDDMCTRITSCYQLRQQMNATMFQ, encoded by the exons ATGTTTACGTATGGCCATTTACAAATGAAGAATTTAATATCGATAAACATAG ttgtgGTCCTAGCTCTGGTTTACGGAACAGACGATACAGTTGCAG TAACAGCACCAGTGTGTTCTGACTGTGCAAACGTTGATCACCCATGGAATTGTCATAAATCAGTCAGGTGTCAAGCTAATGAC GTGTGTTATGTTAATGTATTTCTACACCAAGGAGCAGTACTTTACACACTAGGATGTCAGAGGAAGCAG ATCTGTTTAGAGTTCATAAATCATGCCGGTCCAAATATAGGAAAACGTATTGCTGATGCTGATTTCTGCTTCGCCTGCTGTATTGACGACATGTGTACCAGAATAACGTCATGTTATCAGCTAAGACAAC